A single window of Ammospiza caudacuta isolate bAmmCau1 chromosome Z, bAmmCau1.pri, whole genome shotgun sequence DNA harbors:
- the LOC131571694 gene encoding uncharacterized protein LOC131571694, with protein sequence MALPQLALTFFLTLVPLLLARGQTQRGPVTPWVRQEAGKCKIPSDWDPKLRFTPTRSDYALYEAVQLSCVGRFAPSVPLIQCISREAQIQWNETPTCKETCQRPAWWDPRLQLAPARDSYTENEEVTLSCNNGFQPSFTHVKCASGVQTLNYSASPKEDMWLGRNRSGVWIQVQGNIVCIEKCQKPQWDSRFIFDKEQEIFNPNEVVKIWCPEGYWPPPMEIKCVTLKPREGSMIPRSGWSMRSGTDAWHPLEGNLTCVDVRQVVPKIPEISSTSIKLNWTCRFPHMCQNIRARCQTEWHSSSDCETEEVKVEEMLQGQEGTFICSPLQPFTVYSVTISRLPSTILYADLHTTKEMVPDKPEKLWVDTSTGSLRWKAPPSCKGEIIGYQLNITTMRAEDGSIIDVCPVSVNQSVSEYVPPHQTAGNKYLVTVQGLTAAGAGPASQLEFQTYVLGQPMGSWPGSAVTAVVVVVLLLIPLSAGIIWFVLCRKKKALPSKVEEDQYTAETLLSSLFQQLLAGVSLRCQRGLRTAPPSHSLWELQPYENVQGDNYCVIETFPEKDAGKCGQAGEPFPPPLPVRESRQ encoded by the exons AtggccctgccacagctggcCCTGACATTCTTCCTGACCCTtgttcctctgctgctggcacgGGGACAGACGCAGCGTGGCCCTGTGACTCCGTGGGTACGTCAGGAAGCAG gaaaatgtaaaattccCTCCGACTGGGACCCCAAACTAAGGTTTACTCCGACGAGGAGCGACTATGCCTTGTACGAAGCggtgcagctcagctgtgttgGGAGGTTTGCACCATCTGTCCCACTGATTCAGTGCATTTCCAGAGAGGCCCAGATCCAGTGGAATGAGACTCCCACCTGCAAGG AAACATGCCAAAGGCCTGCTTGGTGGGACCCCAGACTCCAGCTGGCACCAGCCCGTGACAGTTACACAGAGAATGAAGAAGTGACTCTGAGCTGCAACAATGGTTTCCAGCCGTCCTTCACCCATGTCAAATGTGCGAGCGGGGTTCAGACATTGAATTATTCTGCATCTCCAAAGGAAGACATGTGGCTGGGGAGAAACAGAAGTGGTGTGTGGATTCAAGTTCAGGGGAATATAGTGTGCATTG AGAAATGCCAGAAGCCCCAGTGGGACTCCAGGTTTATCTTTGACAAAGAACAGGAGATCTTCAACCCAAATGAAGTGGTGAAGATATGGTGTCCTGAGGGGTACTGGCCTCCACCCATGGAGATCAAATGTGTGACATTGAAGCCAAGGGAAGGTTCCATGATTCCTCGTAGTGGCTGGAGCATGAGGAGTGGCACAGACGCCTGGCACCCTTTGGAAGGGAACTTGACCTGTGTGG ATGTCCGCCAGGTTGTCCCTAAGATCCCGGAGATTTCCAGCACCAGCATCAAACTGAACTGGACCTGCAGGTTCCCTCATATGTGCCAGAATATTCGGGCCAGGTGCCAGACGGAGTGGCATTCCTCCTCAGACTGTGAGACTGAGGAGGTGAAGGTAGAGGAGATGCTGCAAGGCCAGGAGGGAACTTTCAtctgctcccctctgcagcccttcaCTGTCTACAGTGTCACCATCTCCCGTCTGCCTAGCACAATCCTGTATGCAGACCTCCACACAACAAAGGAAATGG TGCCAGACaagccagagaagctgtgggtggaTACCAGCACAGGGTCTCTCAGGTGGAAGGCACCGCCCTCCTGCAAAGGGGAGATCATTGGATACCAG CTGAACATCACCACCATGAGAGCAGAGGACGGCAGCATCATTGACGTCTGCCCAGTGTCGGTGAACCAGTCTGTCTCTGAGTATGTGCCACCTCATCAGACAGCTGGCAACAAATACCTGGTGACAGTGCAGGGCCTGacggctgctggagctgggcctgcATCACAACTGGAATTCCAAACCTACGTCCTGG GGCAGCCTATGGGCTCTTGGCCTGGGTCAGCAGTCACTGCAGTCgtggtggtggtgctgctgtTGATCCCCTTGTCTGCTGGGATCATCTGGTTCGTGCTGTGCAG aaaAAAGAAGGCCTTGCCCAGCAAAGTCGAGGAGGATCAGTACACAG CTGAGACCCTGCTCAGTAGcctcttccagcagctcctggctggggtgtccctgaggtGCCAGAGAGGGTTGAGAACTGCTCCTCCTTCTCACTCTCTCTGGG AGCTCCAGCCCTATGAGAATGTACAGGGGGATAATTACTGCGTGATCGAGACTTTTCCTGAGAAAGATGCAG GTAAGtgtggccaggctggagagccATTTCCCCCACCCCTGCCTGTTCGCGAGAGTCGGCAGTGA